The Mastacembelus armatus chromosome 14, fMasArm1.2, whole genome shotgun sequence genomic interval AATCTAATGTGTGCCAAATGTGATGGTATCCTGTTGTTTTGGGACGACGAAGAAGTGTAGAGTAACATTGTTCTGAACCTCTGTCTGTTCCTCTATTCTTCAGATCAGATAAACATCAGAGCTAAACCTGGAGAGGCTGTCACTCTGTTATGTCGAGCTCCCAACAGCACAGAGATCAGAGTTTCACAGTGGGTCAGAGATGACCTGGAACCAGAATATGTGTTTATGTACCGGGACCATCAGTCTGATCCAGAAAACCAGCATCCGTTTTTTAAGGAACGGGTGGAGCTGATGGACAcacagatgaaggatggagacgtGTCTGTGATTCTGAAGGATGTGACATTTAATGACACTGGAACATACAAGTGTTGTGTCGCCCACAgtcaaacaaaagcacagaaactCATCAGAACCATCCACCTG includes:
- the LOC113143346 gene encoding uncharacterized protein LOC113143346, translating into MGGCAKRRMPLRWMSRVYGWIWFWSLSVSSCGDQINIRAKPGEAVTLLCRAPNSTEIRVSQWVRDDLEPEYVFMYRDHQSDPENQHPFFKERVELMDTQMKDGDVSVILKDVTFNDTGTYKCCVAHSQTKAQKLIRTIHLTVVSPGHTDEHIKDGGDKGGGNNDVGDERKYGGRAASLLLFAAVGVVIYTKLRRKQEQSSYQRPADEV